The following are encoded in a window of Solibacillus sp. FSL R7-0668 genomic DNA:
- the leuC gene encoding 3-isopropylmalate dehydratase large subunit yields the protein MGKNIIEKVWEQHVVHREAGKPDLLYIDLHLIHEVTSPQAFEGLRLAGRKVRRTDLCFATMDHNVPTKNLPTINDPIAKKQIMTLAENAKEFGIELADIGHPDQGIVHVIGPELGLTQPGKTIVCGDSHTATHGAFGAIAFGIGTSEVEHVLSTQTLWQLKPPTMEIRVNGELGVGVTAKDIILAIIAKWGIGVGTGHIVEYTGEAIKKLSMEERMTICNMSIEAGAKAGLISPDETTVEFLRGRRHAPQGEKFEEAAKYWLSLASDADATYDVVLEIEADEIEPIVTWGTNPAMGVGVSKSVPTAADYDNETDRAALDKALAYMDLQPGQKITDIEIQHVFIGSCTNSRINDLRAAADIVKGEKLAPGVKGIVVPGSWSTKQQAEQEGLDKIFLDAGFEWRESGCSACLGMNEDVIPSGERCASTSNRNFEGRQGAGARTHLVSPAMAAAAAIHGRFVDVRQLQKQEA from the coding sequence ATGGGGAAAAATATCATTGAAAAAGTGTGGGAACAACATGTCGTACATCGTGAAGCTGGCAAGCCAGATTTACTGTACATCGATTTACACTTAATCCATGAAGTAACAAGCCCGCAAGCGTTCGAGGGACTACGCTTAGCAGGCCGCAAAGTGCGTCGTACAGACCTGTGCTTTGCGACAATGGACCACAACGTACCAACAAAAAACTTACCAACAATTAACGACCCAATCGCGAAAAAGCAAATTATGACACTTGCTGAAAACGCAAAAGAGTTCGGGATTGAACTTGCTGATATCGGTCACCCCGATCAAGGGATTGTGCACGTCATTGGCCCAGAGCTTGGTTTAACACAACCTGGTAAAACAATCGTGTGTGGTGACTCCCATACAGCGACACATGGTGCATTCGGTGCAATCGCATTCGGTATCGGTACATCAGAGGTGGAGCACGTACTTTCAACACAAACGCTTTGGCAATTAAAGCCACCAACAATGGAAATCCGTGTCAATGGGGAGCTAGGTGTGGGCGTAACTGCAAAGGATATCATTTTAGCGATTATCGCGAAATGGGGCATCGGCGTTGGTACAGGGCATATTGTCGAGTACACTGGAGAAGCAATTAAAAAGCTTTCAATGGAAGAGCGTATGACGATTTGTAATATGTCGATTGAGGCTGGTGCAAAGGCTGGTTTAATTTCACCAGACGAAACAACGGTAGAATTCCTACGTGGTCGTCGTCATGCACCACAAGGAGAAAAATTTGAGGAAGCAGCAAAATACTGGCTAAGCCTCGCTTCAGATGCAGATGCAACCTATGATGTTGTGCTTGAAATCGAAGCGGATGAAATCGAGCCAATCGTTACTTGGGGAACAAACCCAGCGATGGGCGTTGGCGTATCGAAATCTGTGCCAACAGCAGCTGATTATGATAACGAAACAGACCGTGCTGCATTAGACAAAGCACTGGCTTATATGGATTTACAACCAGGTCAAAAAATTACCGATATTGAAATTCAGCATGTCTTTATCGGTTCTTGTACAAACTCACGAATTAATGATTTACGCGCGGCAGCAGACATCGTAAAAGGTGAAAAGCTAGCACCAGGCGTAAAGGGGATTGTTGTACCAGGCTCTTGGTCAACGAAACAACAAGCAGAACAAGAAGGCTTAGATAAGATTTTCTTAGATGCAGGCTTTGAATGGCGTGAATCAGGTTGCTCGGCATGCTTAGGAATGAATGAAGACGTGATTCCTTCGGGTGAGCGCTGTGCATCAACATCAAACCGTAACTTTGAAGGACGTCAAGGTGCAGGTGCTCGTACGCATCTCGTGTCACCAGCAATGGCTGCAGCCGCGGCAATTCATGGTCGTTTCGTAGACGTTCGTCAACTACAAAAGCAAGAGGCGTAA
- a CDS encoding helix-turn-helix domain-containing protein, translated as MSVQRYHVIGQEHCTFYIYSATNEWFLFSGIPTTMKSLPSKFVLDEQTGFFTTTFETTIPERYFVYCHIALDLRGFDVETVQLQAEKIFFQQLYTKQQEQQLAISEIMIALNSDLKIKPLLQKIMEYSLEAIPSIDRGFVMLFDEKENRLFTVAKKGTTDSIFNYSPSSGEGIAGYTFQTGESGIYDINAAQKIMWNISHQNALALEHALSDNASKNLITMAVPIFSDTRKFGIMIVHQYSNKMPFQFRDLQLLKSFASQAAVALKNAEAYEQIEQLNRDYEHNNTIHQLFLDLTLHNANESLILEQTIALLQRDIHYVNLLNRDTFPSDYTVNQLKSITEPSIHLLPQKTYVYPVKNEHQIFGFLLFETEHPIEADDKRILENASISLALMAIQFQVKSQTSFKERFELFQHILAGQAPLLDPRYEDLHLTIYVPTFCIVIKISNFTNWHVVQFIEHLTHYYPSHPFIFTQADQVVWVIQANEAFREKLLQQLPTHLEGWVQFHQQPIMIGVGTIQENLLKISTSFNESEHAIRHHQKTGIGISIVRYEEIGINRLFGNHASEDIQNFITQVLEPLIKKKDSVLLDTLICYVEHNRSILKTSEALHIHQNTLYHRLQRIEQLTKRSLNEPDQLLELTLALHLFRTYAQ; from the coding sequence TTGAGCGTACAAAGATACCATGTGATTGGACAGGAACATTGCACTTTTTACATATACAGCGCTACAAATGAGTGGTTTTTATTTAGTGGTATACCTACCACCATGAAGTCGCTTCCATCAAAATTTGTCCTTGACGAACAGACAGGCTTTTTTACGACTACATTTGAAACCACTATCCCTGAGCGCTATTTTGTGTATTGCCACATTGCACTAGACTTGCGCGGCTTTGATGTTGAAACCGTGCAACTTCAAGCCGAAAAAATCTTTTTCCAACAGCTATACACAAAGCAACAAGAACAGCAATTGGCGATTTCAGAAATTATGATTGCACTCAATTCCGACTTAAAAATCAAGCCGCTGCTACAAAAAATTATGGAATACTCACTAGAAGCCATCCCGTCAATTGACCGAGGATTTGTTATGCTATTTGACGAGAAGGAAAATCGTTTATTTACCGTTGCTAAAAAAGGTACGACTGATTCAATTTTTAACTACTCGCCTTCAAGTGGTGAAGGGATTGCGGGTTACACATTTCAAACTGGGGAATCAGGCATTTATGATATAAACGCAGCACAAAAAATTATGTGGAATATTTCACATCAAAATGCCCTTGCCCTTGAACATGCGTTAAGTGATAATGCATCAAAAAACCTCATCACGATGGCGGTACCCATTTTTTCAGACACTCGTAAATTCGGTATTATGATTGTTCATCAGTATTCAAATAAAATGCCTTTTCAGTTTCGCGATTTACAGCTTTTAAAAAGTTTCGCATCACAAGCGGCCGTAGCATTAAAAAATGCGGAAGCCTATGAGCAAATCGAACAGTTGAATCGTGATTATGAGCACAATAACACGATTCATCAGCTGTTTTTAGATCTCACATTGCATAATGCCAATGAATCGCTCATTTTAGAACAAACAATCGCTCTCTTACAGCGTGATATTCACTATGTAAACTTACTTAATCGCGATACGTTTCCATCTGATTATACAGTCAATCAATTAAAGTCGATTACTGAACCAAGCATCCATTTACTTCCGCAAAAGACATATGTTTATCCAGTTAAAAATGAACATCAAATTTTTGGTTTTCTATTATTTGAGACGGAGCACCCAATTGAAGCAGATGATAAACGAATTCTCGAAAACGCGAGTATTAGTTTGGCGTTAATGGCCATACAATTTCAAGTGAAAAGCCAAACGAGCTTCAAGGAACGTTTCGAATTATTTCAACACATTTTAGCAGGACAAGCACCCTTACTAGATCCTCGCTATGAGGATTTGCATTTAACTATCTATGTACCAACATTTTGCATCGTTATAAAAATTAGCAATTTTACGAACTGGCATGTTGTGCAATTTATTGAACACTTGACTCATTACTACCCGTCTCATCCTTTTATTTTTACACAGGCGGATCAAGTCGTTTGGGTTATTCAGGCTAACGAGGCTTTTCGAGAAAAATTACTTCAACAATTACCTACCCATTTAGAAGGCTGGGTACAATTCCATCAGCAGCCGATTATGATTGGTGTCGGTACAATTCAAGAAAACTTATTAAAAATCAGTACAAGCTTCAATGAAAGTGAACATGCTATTCGCCATCATCAAAAAACGGGTATAGGTATCTCGATTGTGCGTTACGAGGAAATCGGCATAAATCGCCTGTTTGGTAATCATGCGAGTGAAGATATTCAAAACTTTATAACCCAGGTGCTGGAGCCATTAATAAAGAAAAAAGATTCTGTCCTGCTTGATACACTGATTTGTTATGTAGAACATAATCGATCCATCTTAAAAACATCTGAAGCGCTGCATATTCACCAAAATACGCTCTATCATCGTTTGCAGCGTATCGAACAATTAACAAAACGTTCTTTAAATGAGCCCGATCAATTATTGGAGCTTACATTAGCACTGCATTTATTTCGGACATATGCACAATAA
- the leuD gene encoding 3-isopropylmalate dehydratase small subunit codes for MQPINIVNSIYAPLDRKNVDTDQIISKEFLKRIERTGFGQFVFYHWRFDANGNPIEDFVLNKPAYKGAEILVAQDNFGCGSSREHAPWAILDYGFRVVIAPSFADIFHNNCFKNGILPIKLTEAECDELLEKGIAEAQAIEVNLEAQTVTTDYGKTYSFTIDPYYKEMLLNGWDEISLTFQYEDQIAAYEKNRVAY; via the coding sequence ATGCAACCAATTAATATTGTCAACAGCATTTACGCGCCACTAGACCGCAAAAATGTTGATACAGACCAAATTATTTCAAAAGAATTTTTAAAGCGTATTGAGCGTACAGGCTTCGGTCAATTCGTATTTTATCACTGGCGCTTTGATGCAAACGGCAATCCAATTGAGGATTTCGTATTAAATAAACCCGCGTATAAAGGTGCAGAAATTTTAGTTGCGCAAGATAATTTCGGCTGTGGATCATCACGTGAACATGCACCATGGGCTATTTTAGATTATGGCTTCCGTGTTGTCATCGCGCCAAGCTTTGCCGATATCTTCCATAACAACTGCTTCAAAAACGGCATTTTACCAATTAAGCTAACCGAAGCAGAATGCGATGAGCTCCTTGAAAAAGGAATCGCCGAGGCACAAGCAATCGAAGTCAATTTAGAAGCACAAACCGTTACAACGGACTATGGTAAAACATATTCATTTACAATTGATCCATACTATAAAGAAATGCTACTGAACGGCTGGGATGAAATTTCGTTAACCTTCCAATACGAAGACCAAATCGCAGCTTATGAGAAAAATCGAGTAGCTTATTAA